The following proteins are co-located in the Paludibaculum fermentans genome:
- a CDS encoding NAD-dependent epimerase/dehydratase family protein encodes MRVLVTGGAGFIGSHLCSRLLRGGHAAAILDDLNDYYDPALKQRNLEEVRACGPVLFQAGEICDLAAVERLMGEFRPEAVVHLAARVGVRPSLTEPLLYQRVNVEGTAVVLECARRCGVERFIFASSSSVYGTANRVPFSEDDTLLRPMSPYAATKIAGEALCHSYAHLYGLKTTCLRFFTVYGPRQRPDLAIRRFVENISAGRPIPVFGDGGTGRDYTYVDDIVDGIVRALGHDHGFEIYNLGNSQPVLLRDMIATLERVLGREALIDRQPMQPGDMLVTCASIEKARRDLGYEPATTFEAGIRATAEWLCGASAS; translated from the coding sequence ATGCGAGTTTTAGTCACTGGCGGGGCCGGCTTTATCGGCTCCCACCTCTGTTCCCGGCTGCTGCGCGGCGGTCACGCGGCCGCTATTCTCGACGACCTCAACGACTACTATGACCCGGCGCTGAAGCAGCGCAATCTGGAAGAGGTGCGGGCCTGCGGGCCGGTGCTGTTCCAGGCCGGGGAGATCTGCGATCTGGCGGCGGTCGAGCGGCTGATGGGCGAATTCCGGCCGGAGGCGGTGGTCCACCTGGCGGCCCGGGTGGGCGTGCGGCCTTCGTTGACTGAGCCTTTGCTGTACCAGCGAGTGAATGTAGAAGGCACGGCGGTGGTGCTGGAGTGCGCGCGGCGGTGCGGTGTCGAACGTTTCATCTTTGCGTCGTCGAGTTCGGTGTACGGGACGGCCAACCGAGTGCCTTTCTCGGAAGACGACACGCTGCTGCGGCCGATGTCACCTTACGCGGCTACCAAGATCGCGGGCGAAGCGTTGTGCCACTCCTACGCGCACCTTTACGGGCTGAAGACGACGTGCCTGCGGTTCTTTACCGTCTATGGACCCCGGCAGCGGCCCGACCTGGCGATCCGGCGGTTTGTGGAGAACATCTCGGCGGGGCGGCCGATACCTGTATTTGGCGATGGCGGCACGGGGCGCGACTACACGTATGTCGATGACATTGTCGACGGGATTGTGCGGGCGCTGGGTCACGATCACGGGTTCGAGATCTACAACCTGGGGAACTCGCAGCCGGTGCTGCTGCGGGACATGATTGCGACGTTGGAGCGCGTGCTGGGGCGTGAGGCCTTGATCGACCGGCAGCCGATGCAGCCGGGGGACATGCTGGTGACGTGCGCGTCGATTGAAAAGGCGCGGCGCGACCTGGGGTATGAGCCGGCGACGACGTTTGAGGCAGGGATTCGGGCTACGGCCGAGTGGTTGTGCGGCGCTTCAGCATCGTGA
- a CDS encoding methyltransferase family protein, protein MLLRAYLLTGMVAHKLVWEVLKRHAGSGPRPPFRLIKAVKIAVLAGLLLQCFLPEILPIAADPFPLQAAGLCLFTMGLAVAVAARFQLGRNWSDVESATVLPQQELVAQGLYRYVRHPIYLGDILLVAGYELALNSWGVLLVLPLIGFVLRKAAQEEALLRSSLRGYDAYLQSSGRFVPPVLTMLKRRTTTRP, encoded by the coding sequence ATGCTGCTGCGGGCTTACCTCCTGACGGGCATGGTGGCCCACAAACTGGTGTGGGAAGTGCTCAAACGCCACGCCGGCAGCGGACCCCGCCCACCCTTCCGCCTGATCAAGGCGGTCAAGATCGCGGTCCTCGCCGGGCTGCTGCTTCAGTGCTTCCTGCCCGAGATCCTGCCCATCGCGGCGGATCCCTTCCCGCTCCAGGCCGCCGGCCTCTGCCTCTTTACCATGGGACTCGCGGTCGCCGTAGCCGCCCGCTTCCAGCTCGGCCGCAATTGGTCGGATGTGGAATCGGCCACGGTCCTGCCCCAACAGGAACTCGTCGCCCAGGGCCTCTACCGCTACGTCCGCCACCCCATCTACCTCGGCGACATCCTGCTGGTAGCGGGCTATGAGCTCGCCCTCAACTCCTGGGGCGTACTCCTGGTGCTTCCCTTGATCGGGTTCGTGTTGCGGAAAGCTGCCCAGGAAGAGGCGCTGCTCAGAAGCAGCCTGCGCGGCTACGACGCCTACCTGCAATCCTCAGGCCGCTTTGTTCCGCCCGTGCTCACGATGCTGAAGCGCCGCACAACCACTCGGCCGTAG